The DNA sequence CAAAACCAggtttaaggggtgcctgggtggctcagtcaggtaagtgtccaactcttggtctcacctcaggtcatgatcttagggttggtgagttggagcaaGTCCAGCTCCTCACTGagactggagactgcttgggattctctctgtacctctctctaccctcccgctccctcaaaataaagtaaataaacattcggggcgcctgggtggctcagtcagttgggcggccgacttcggctcgggtcatgatctcgcggtccatgggttcgagccccgcgtcgggctctgtgctgacagctcagagcctggagcctatttcggattctgtgtctccctctctctgaccctcccccattcatgctctgtctctctctgtctcaaaaataaataaacgttaaaaaaaattaaaaaaaaaataaagtaaataaacattaaaaaaagaaaacaactgctAAGCATTAAATTATATCAGTTTGCTTGAAGGAAACTCACATTTTCTAGTAGGGCTTCTATCTTTCTTTAAATAGGCTGATTTAAGATTGACTGGACTCTGCAAAGTTGCATGAGGGCAAATGCTATAGATaagaaaaatgccatttaaaaattcatatttgtaaATGGGGTTCTATAAACTGGACTACTGaggcttattttctttattccttaggTTAGTCCCAGCTAACACAAAGTAAAGACTTTTATCCCTATACTGTAGCCTGGCATTGCATATATACTATCAGTAGCCAGTCACCTTATCAAATAtttggtgggtggggagaggggaggacaggaaCAGAAATTTCAAATGATTGCAAACTTCATCCTGCTTATAGAACACAGTTGAAAAGGTCTATTTTCTTCGTGGTAAGCCAGGGGGAAAGGTATGGCTTATTATTAGATACCCAGTAAGTAAGCATTCTAGTTGTAGGAGAAGGAAAAGTGGATACAAATAGAGCATTTGTGGACAGAAGTGACTTGCCAATTTGTTTTTTGAATCTTCAAGGTGTTTTTTCATCTAATCAcagaatattaattatattcaaCACAGTCCCTCTTGAAACACTTTATTTGGCTTTCAGCGAAGCTACACTGTCTATTCTCCATCTCATGAAATGTGTGTGTGACCTTCAGCAGGTAACTTAGTCACTCCGGACCTCGcaactacaaaaaaaatgttgtttaacGTAGTCGTCAAACCCTAAGTGCTAATTCTTGTATAACGCTCGTCGTTATTAACTACCACAAAAACGGCTGTGTCCTTCTGCGCCGGCCGGCCTGAGGCGAACCCATCCACAACTCGGAGATGGCGAGCAGCATGGAGAATGCTATGGAAAGAAACTGGGCAACGCTTTCCAAGGTCGGAGGCAGCTGGCAATCCCAGTCGAGCTCCCCACGCTCTCGCGCAGGTCAGCCCCGCAGCGCTCGCAGACAAGAACGCGGGCTAGAATCCAAAAACACCACGACGACAACGCCCCAGCGACTTCCGCACTTTTCCTTCAGCCCCATAACTGTACTTTCGCTAAAACCATGGGAGTCTAATATTTCCCTCTGGCACCTTTACAGTTGCTTTATTCCCCCCTCTTTATGCTTTATTTGAAGATAAAGATTAAGTTGGAAAGGATCAAAGACAGGTGTGGCTATGGAAAAAGGGATCAGTTGAGCGGCGTGGCGAAAGTGCGGAGCGGAAGCACTCCGagctccctccccatccccagccgGAAGTTGTGGGACTGAATGGATCACGGAGCCGGCGGCTGTAGCTCTCCAGTCTTCGTCTGACGCTTGGCGGCCGCTGAGCCACCAGGTTCATGTGGAGGCTCCCAGGCTCCCGCGCCGCGCTTCGTGGGGTCCGCACGGCGGTGGGGCGGCACACTCGGGCCGAGGCGGCGACTGAGACGGCGGCGGGAGCGATGGAGCGCGCTGTGGTGCGCTGTGTGCCTTCGGAACCGAAGCTAAGCCTGTCGTTCGCTCTGGCAGACGGCAGCCACAAGAACATGCAGCGCGACCAAAGCGAGCCGCTGGGTCGGGCCCTCAGCCGGATTGCTACCAACGCCCTCAAAGGCCACGCTAAGGCGGCCGCCGCCAAGAAGAGCAGGAAGAACCGGCCAAATGCAAGTGGCGGGGCCTGTGCGGGGCCTGTGCCGGAGCCGGCTGCGGCCTGCGAGCCCGTGGTGAAGCTGTACTACCGGGAGGAGGCAGTGGCTGAAGACGTGCTCAACGTGGACGCCTGGCAGGACGGCGCGGTGCTGCAGATCGGCGATGTCAAGTACAAGGTGGAGCGCAACCCGCCCGCCTTCACCGAGCTGCAGTTGCCACGCTACATCATGGCCGGCTTCCCGGTGTGCCCCAAGCTCAGCCTCGAATTTGGGGATCCCGCCAACTCGCTCTTCCGATGGTACAAGGAAGCCAAACCCGGAGCGGCGGAGCCTGAGGGCGGGAGCCCCTCGTCATTGTCTCCCTCTTCACCCTTTCCTAGTTGGACAGAGACGGGTGTGAACGAACGCGTCTACACGCCGTCCAATGCAGACATCGGGCTGCGACTCAAGCTTCATTGCACCCCAGGCAATGGGCAGCGCTTCGGGCCAAGCCGGGAGTTGGAAAGTGTGTGTCCGGTGGAGGCTGGGCCCGGTACTTGCACCTTTGACCAGCGGCATCTCTACACCAAGAAGGTGACGGACGATTCTCTCATTCGCACGGTGTCTTACAACCTCCTGGCCGACACGTACGCCCAGACTGAGTTTTCGAGGAGTGTCCTCTACCCGTACTGTGCCCCTTATGCCCTCGAGCTCGACTACCGCCAGAACCTCATCCAGAAGGAGCTCACGGGCTACAACGCTGACCTCATCTGTTTGCA is a window from the Leopardus geoffroyi isolate Oge1 chromosome A2, O.geoffroyi_Oge1_pat1.0, whole genome shotgun sequence genome containing:
- the PDE12 gene encoding 2',5'-phosphodiesterase 12 yields the protein MWRLPGSRAALRGVRTAVGRHTRAEAATETAAGAMERAVVRCVPSEPKLSLSFALADGSHKNMQRDQSEPLGRALSRIATNALKGHAKAAAAKKSRKNRPNASGGACAGPVPEPAAACEPVVKLYYREEAVAEDVLNVDAWQDGAVLQIGDVKYKVERNPPAFTELQLPRYIMAGFPVCPKLSLEFGDPANSLFRWYKEAKPGAAEPEGGSPSSLSPSSPFPSWTETGVNERVYTPSNADIGLRLKLHCTPGNGQRFGPSRELESVCPVEAGPGTCTFDQRHLYTKKVTDDSLIRTVSYNLLADTYAQTEFSRSVLYPYCAPYALELDYRQNLIQKELTGYNADLICLQEVDRNVFTDSLVPALEAFGLEGVFRIKQHEGLATFYRKTKFTLLSQHDISFHEALESDQLHKELLEKLVLYPSAQERVLQRSSVLQVSVLQSTKDSSKRICVANTHLYWHPKGGYIRLIQMAVALAHIRHVSCDLYPGIPVIFCGDFNSTPSTGMYHFAVNGSIPEDHEDWASNGEEERCNMSLTHVFKLKSACGEPAYTNYVGGFHGCLDYIFIDSNALEVEQVIPLPSHEEVTTHQALPSVSHPSDHIALVCDIKWK